Below is a genomic region from Rana temporaria chromosome 3, aRanTem1.1, whole genome shotgun sequence.
TTTGTTTCAGCTGGTAAAAATGAAATCAAACGGTATAATTTTGTGCATTTCAAAGAATTAGTCTAAGGAGggcagcaaaaaaatatatatgtttttttttttctctgttttacaCAGAAATGCGTCTTGCGGGCCAAAAgctgccctttgcttgcctttatccagcccttggggaatTGTTGTTCCCACTGATATAAAGCAacacttctcccactgacaccaatgatgagactagggagttatttacgaaaggcaaatccactttgcactacaagtgcaaactacaagagcaaagtgcacttggaagtgcagtcgatgtacatccaagggggacatgcaaggaaaataaaaaacagcattttagcttgcatgaTTGGATGGCAAAAttagcagaacttcccctcatttcagatctacccctcagatttaaagcaacttgtgcaatttcaagtgcactttgcacttgtattttgcacttggatttgcctttcgtaaaaaaaaaaacattatttcttCCCTGACACCAATCatgagacattattcctcccactgacaccattaatgaggcgctattccttccattgacatcaatgatgaggcaatattcctcccactagtactaatgatgagacactattcctctcactgacatactTGTCAACTGTCCCAGTTTTTCCAGGATAGTCAAGCTGTTTAGTAGGCTGTCCTGCTACAGCTCAGTCCTGGGCTTTGTCCCAAGAGCAGGGCTGCAGAGACTGCAGCAGTTTTGTtactttaaataaatacactACCTGATGGGTATCGGATCTCCTTTCTATCTCCCCCAGCAGTCTTCTGCACTCTTGCTCTGTGCCCTTATTAATTCAAAATTTTACCTTGATCTCCAGTGCcctcatctaaaaaaaaaaaaaacaggggcagAGCATAGCTACTGTTAGCTGCTGCTGAGCAGTGTTAATTTACAGAGCTCTGTCTACTTCCGCAATCCCTGCCCAGCAAGCACCGAGCCACCAATCCGAGAGTGCCAGTCCACCAGATAGTGTGAGTGAGAGGCGAGATGAgcggcactgtgtgcattacaggcctgaGCCTCCTTCTGAGTCCTGACACCGCGCCAGGTGCCTGCCCCCTAGAGGCAGAGCAGACTGTGTGAGTGCAGACTAGTGCAGTACTTTCCATTACAATAGTACAGGCACAGCAGGCCTGAGGCCTCCATTCCCCTCAGACGGCCACTGTCTGTCCAGAGCTCACTGTGCAACAGTGCAAGTGCAACTGTGCAGATCTCCTCTGACAGGCTCAGCCTGGCAGTGGCATCCAGGCATGGGCGTTGGAAGGGGGGGACTGACAGGGGTTGGACCCCCATGTGTGCCTCCAAAAAGCTCAAAACTACCCAGGTTTTCCAGATTCCAGCGGGAGTTTCAGCGCAGAACAGTTCTGGAGTGGGGTCTGCACTACCCCTATGTCCCTCCTGACATCATATACATCATCAAGGACTCCCGGAGAGAGTGGGAGGACCTGCAAATCCCTAAGCCTCTAAGGGTGCCAGATTGTGAGGAGACCTGGGCCGGCTTTTAGGACATTCAGAAGGAAAGGGGGCTGAGGAGAGAAATCCACAAAGACAGAGTTGCGGTCGTGAAAGCAGGACAGCCTGATGGCAGTATGAGAAGACTACCTAATCCCAATTTCTACTCCTGAAAGACTGCTGGAGTGTGCATCTCACAAGTGGAGACTGTTGCatgcagggctgatcctaggcaggtgcgtGGGGTGCTGTGCaaccaggcgccacagaggtgggggcactggagtgccagagtgctcccctccctcctcctccccctctccttgtCCATGTCCAGAGGCGGCTGTCTCCGCCGGTCACCGCTGCCGccactgtgtttcctgcccaagcccgtcccccctccctcttcctgtcagaggaggagagtgaAGCAGcagctgtctctgtgtggagagagaccAGCCGTGCAGTGACGTCGCTGGGGGGCGGTCCGTGCATGATGTGTTCTCCTTGTCCGTGTTAGGGgatcatctctgtgtttgaatcgttgccatagaaacattttaaaAGGGGAGGGgttggtaagatgaccacgcccatgtgggggcgccagaaatatttttgcacccaggcatctgtgaccctaggatcggccctggttgaaTGGACAGATTGGAGATTGTTGCATGTGTtacttttgtttgtttctttgcaGACTAGGCTGGCCTGCCACCTTGATTTATGCCAGATGGATTGTCCACTCTGATAGACTCATTGAAGCCTAGGTTTGgacacttacttttttttttttttttgccaaatgcCTGATGACCAAGAAGGGGCTCCTCTTAACAGGgactctaaaaaaaattgcatgctgTTTCTGCCAGCAGGTTCAATAACCCcctgctgccaaaaaaaaaagggtgtgtaTAGTTGTTTATTTTCTGTCAGTGGGATTATAACCCCCTGCTGACAGAAAACGTGTACAGCTAGTCGTTAGTGGTAGGATTTTGTACCTTGTGTTCTCTCTGTTTAGCAGGTGTCGTGGACGGAAGCTAACCCTGCCAACATTGGACAACATTTCCCAGCAGGCAGAGGGCGTTGAGAGGGACGTGCTCTTGCTCTttgtatacagttttttttatgtgtgatACTATGTTTGTTGCTGCAGGGACATGCCATGGGGACAGGCTAGATGTTAGGGGGGTGAGTGTAGCACCCCCTAGCGTGGCTAAAGTGCTAGTAATagactttttttgttgttaatgTAGGTACATTTAAGCTTgcagccaagcctgtgtgttTTTCTGGGTCAGGGTTTGGGTGACTCAGGTTAGGATGGATGACTCAGCAGTAGCATCTTTGGTGACTCCTCTCTGCTTTTTGAAAATGTGGAAAAGGTTCCATAAGCAGTTGGTAGGGGCCTAGGAGAAGCTGGCTGGAGTGTTCTGAAAGCCCTGACCAATCTCCAACAGATGGGTTAGCAGGGGGCAGGCCCCTTCAAATACTGAGGGTCAGCCCAGTTAGAGCAGAGTGGAGTTTGGGTGGAATATGGAAATGGAGTGTTAGGCTtcccagtctgggggggtgaaCTTAGGCCTGGGCTCAGGTGTGGAAGGGACCCCTTCTCATGACCCATGGAAGGATCCTGACCAGTAGAAACAGGAGAAGGGGAGGACAGCAGAAGGACACTGCCGGGAAATTTTCCAGGGAGGGGAGTGTTACAGTCAGAATACTGGGAGGCATGCCTGAAGGGACTAAGTGCAAACAGTCTGGAATGGATGCAGATTCAGTATGAAAAGACTGTGGAGAAGTAGCAAGGATTGCTaaagaaaggggcagctgcagccaggtggactaGCAGTGCCTGAAGATgtggtactgggagcagtagccagATTAATAGGACAGCTACCATCAAAGACCTCTCCTTTTGCTACACTACTAACTAGTCtgcagtccctgcctgcaaagggcactTGCTATGGTCTGATTACGCTCTTGTCAGACCACCCTATCAGTGCTAGTTGGTCCTGGGAGATACTGTATGTTTCTACAATAAACTCTGTGCTGGAGGTAGAAGAGGAGAAGCGTGTATATACTGGATGTATATAGTGAGTGTCCCTGAATAGTTTCTTACTGATCAAGTGGGCGTCCCATAACAAaccttaccccatccaagttcaaatcccccaaaataaaaataaatacaaaataaactgcaaGGACTGTTTCTTGTCTCCAGAGAGAGTGGGAAATTCATGtggtgggggtagtgctacatatgtatacagttgtgctcatacgttttcataccctggcagaatttatgatttcttggccatttttcagagaatatgaatgataacacaaaaacttttctttcactcattgttagtgtttggctgaagccatctattatcaatcaactgtgtttactctttttgaatcataatcacaacaaaaactacccaaattattcctgatcaaaagtttacataccccagttcttaatactgtgtattgccccctttaacatcaatgacagcttgaagttttttgtggtatttatggATGAGGTTCTTTATCTTCACAGATGGCAaatctgcccattcctcttggcaaaaagcctccaattcctgtaaattcttgggctgtcgtgcatgaactgcacgtttgggatctccccagagtggatcaatgatattgaggtcaggagactgagatggccactccagaaccttcaatttattctgctgtagccaatgacaggttggccttgtgttttggatcattgtcatgttggaatgtccaagtatgtcccatgcgcagcttcctggctgatgaatgcaaatgttcctccagtattttttgataacatactgcatttatcttgccatcaatcttgaccaaatttcctgtgcctttgtagctcacacatccccaaaacatcagcgatccacctccgtacctttcatcataggccttgttgactcctctccaaatgtagtgtttatggttgtggccaaaaagctaaattgtggtctcatcactccaaatgactttgtgccagaagttttgaggcttgtctcggtgctgtttggtgtattgtaagcgggatactttgtggcagcccatctttcttcaagtggcTCCTtaatgtgcatcttgaaacagccacaccagatgttttcagagagtcctgtatttcacctgaagttatttgtgggtttttctttgcatcccaaaaatcttcctggcagttgtgactgaatatttagttggtctacctgaccgtgtttcggtttcaacagaacccataatttttcacttcttgattagagtttgaacacttctGATTGGCATTccaaattccttggatatctttttatatccctttgctgttttatacagttcaactacctttttccacagatcctttgacaattattttgctttccctatgactcagaatccagaaacatcagtgcagcattgGATGAAAGATGATTGCCGGAGAAAGCtgggggttacccaatgatgtgGACGAGAGACCCCGCCTCCTTTAACGCGTCATGGGGGTTTCATGTGGAGTGGAGACTGGAGCATCGTTggagcatcgctggagaatggatcaccgagggacattttattttttatttttttatttttaataaaggacttctcccaactgtgtctgtgtggttttttaACTGTTTGACACtttcttttgtgaaatggtaggagtacaatgtactccattaccaattcacatggggggggcagaatctgggggtcccctttgttaaagggggtttccagatttcgataagccccccgcccgcagacccccacaaccaccgggcaagggttgtgaggacgagacccttgtccccatcaccccatcaacatggggacatccttcccatgttgagggcatgtggcctggtacggttcagaagggggccactctctcaccccccctcttttcatgcggcctgccaggttgcgtgctagtataagggtctggtatggatttttttaggGGGCCcccgtgcattttttttattttggtgcagggttccccttaatatccataccagacctgaagggcctgatatggaatttgggggacccccatgcttttttttaattttggtttggggttccccttaatattcataccagacccaaagggcctggtaatggactggggggggcttttttttcaatgactttgatctgtattgtcgGTACcctacaattcatgaatagctgcgagtagttttaaatgactttttgtcctttagaaatgacattttgtgtagGGACTGTTcttagcacgggaaacatgcgctactttacaggcattctatacacacaccccaggtacgaaatttaaaggaatatttcacttttattgtttcactttaagcattattaaaatcactgctccccaaaaaaatggacgtttttaaaacttttttttgcattgatacatgtcccctgggcaggacctaggtccccaatcactttttatgacaataacttgcatattaacctttaaaaattagcacttttgatttttcctgttcgtgtcccatagactttaatagtgttcgcgtgttcgagtAAATTTTTTGGTGCGAacagaactggggggtgttcggctcatccctagtgcacaGCAATACACATCAGTGTGTGCTGGAAGTTGGCCAGCAGGAGTGGGATTAAATTATATGTGCTTGCCACTTCTGCCTTTAACACCACCCCAATTACTGACACCCACCTCCAGCCACTGACACCTACACCCCCCATTAAGATACACCTGCTTATTCTACAATAAAGTTGTCCAGCAGATTTGAGGTTAAATAATGTGTGCGCTACTATCTGCTTTTTACCTGTGTACATCACAATCAGTTGAATGCAAGTAATGGAGTTGTGGTAAACAGTAAACTCATTTTGGGGTGTCTATTTTCCAAAATGAGGTCATTGTGATGGTGTTTGTACAATCCTGGCATTTTATTTGTTGTGTTTGAAAAATAAAGTAAGggtaacagtattttttttttttttatttgtagtttacttttttttatttctacattaaaaataaataaacagtgattattaaataccaccaaaagaaagttatgtCTATGAATAAGTAATAAAAATTCATTTGTTACATTGTTGCATTACTGAATCATTTTAAGTCAAACTATCAGGCTCAGTTGACACTTTTGTGACGTGAAAGTCGTGCAACTGACAGTGCGACTATGCTAGGCGACTTCCTAATGACTTGTTAACAATTTGCTGGTGACATTGGTTTAGATTTGTAATGATTCACTGAtataatctgtggaaataagcaaagacaaacgaacaCACACTCACTCAGCTTCTGGGGGCTGGAGCTGTAGGAAaaggcagacacacacacagatgcagggggtaaaatgtgagcagatgctgatggcaatcttctcattcttagctttattctccttatgtcgtcacagaatacacacccatcaatccctcccaataACCCTTTACTCCACCCAGTTACCCTCCCATTCTGTTAATCCACATGGCAAAGTCTTTGTTCCATCATAAATGATAGGGGTTTCTCGATCAGAACTGCAAGGATGTAGTGAGGTGGGCTGGAAAGGGGCATGTCCAGGGCAGGAGGAAGGATATTCGTTGGGAAATAGTTCCAGCAAATTGCCCATTTagaaatccatacacaggaaaccagcatgttgccttttaagggaaaaacagtccaggctacaaattccttttccatctccaaaaggcaggatgtagcaaagtcacaatttcctcttgaaatgatcaggaatgcagggaagagtgaattacaatgggggatggggaagcttcatttgaaaagtcctctgcttcttaatttggaaaacagttctgcttttcacaaaacatcaaatccctttaaaacaatctctgatagaacttatcaaggaaaataaacacttattgtgatacatatatttcacacatgcataaatatacttatatataaaaaggtatcaAAAATAATATGAAGAATAATACTAAACATTATTAATAATTCTAATATAAAGATTAGCACAGCTTAtcaaataggcattattacagaAATCTATCACAATCCCCCCTATAAGGTCTATTTGAAAAGCAACATCCCTACATTCTCTTTGCCCTTTCTTTCACTTGAGAATGTTGTAAGCAGTCTCAACAGTCAAGGATGGTAACAGAGGATAAGGTCCTTCTTCTACTTTCTTCAATGAATCTCCTATTTCACCCAAATTTACAAAAGTAGGAGTTACCTCTTCAGCTGCTTTCCCTAACAGTTTCTTTATACAGGgcagaatacaataaaacatcaccacaaccaatataaccaaaatcaaaattgctatacctatttgagtacaaatgCGTTGCCACCCTTTCATCCATCCAAAATACTGGTCCCAGGGATCTGTCAACCCAGAATTTCTTTTTAATTCTTTGGAGAGTTCCTCTAATTTCTTAATGGCCAATGTTACCTTGCCATTCGGACCTGTATTGTCCGGAATGTACGTACAACATGTACTTGTACCAGGTAAGATTTTACATACACCCCCCTTTTCAGCTAATATCATGTCTAGGGCCATGCGATTTTGAAAAGTCATCCGTGAAGTGGCTTCTAGTTGTTCAGCTATTCCCTGGAGTGCATCCCTGGTgtagttaacaaacctctgttggttatagtaaatataattaatccaatcCACATTCTTATTTATGGTGATTAAGGGAATCAGGGACTCAAAACCGGCAGCTACTTGATCTCTAGCTTTAAACTCATCCGGGACCCCCCTTGGAACCCCTATGGCATCTATATATACATGAGGGTCAAAACTACCTGCTGGGGCACTTCTACGTTCTCTATTGGGGTGCTCCCCTTGTGTGACTAGGTCCTCTACAGAAAAGATGTGCAAGGGCATTATGACTTTAGCAAGTGCACATTCCCCTGTCCATTGGTCAGTTAATTTAGCCCTAATTTTCATGTCACCACAGATCCAATACACATCTCCCAGAGATTGTATTTGATTTTGAACTAAATCTGCAGATACACTACTGTATGAAGCACAGTAACCCTCAGAGAAGTTACCTAAGAACCTCCCTGCTCCCTGGTATTTCCTATAACATGTGTAATTACCGGGATATATAGTGATACCTTCCCCAGGCCTTGCTGTTTGAGTTATTATTGGGTATTCCTTTTTCCATGTCTCACACTGGGAGTGATCAGTAGTAGTGTTGGTAAACAGGCTCAGAAAACACTCCTCTTGAGTAGGAGGTATGTTTAATGGTACTGTTCCCAAATGTGGTTTAGCTCCACTGCATACGTAACAATTGGATCGGTTATGCTTCAATGCACTATACCTCATCCATTCGAGCCACAAGTTAACATCCGAAAAACCAGTCTCAGCTGCCATTGTGTCTTCGAATGTGGGATCTGCTATGGCCTCTATTTCTCCTAGGGTGGTTTTATGTACCTGTACCTCAGGGGGATCACTTAAAGCTTGTAAGGCCTGCCATTCAGGTGAATTATACATGTCTTTAAGTTGGAACGGTACTATTGGTCCCCTATCCCCTACAGGTAATGGTATTGGTTTCCTATCCTCTTCACTATACCGTAACCCCATATTATATGTGCCTGCATCCCCAGGACTGGGATTCCTTATGGTTAGGGTAAGTTTCATGTTATAATCCGTCTCACCAGCATACCATAAAGCTGATTTTCTCAAGGTTAGTCTGTCAAGTAATGGCTCCCCATATTTGTCTTTTTTACTCAGAGCATGCTGTGGTCTGTTTCCCCAGTCATCACCTGTATTCCAACCCACAGATCCCCAATCATTACAATCTTCAGTTACATCACATAGATATATGTCTCCGCGGACACTAAACACCCGTCGGTTCGTATGACACCAATACCACGCAGCTGGAGGATATATATCACAGTAATCAAATATAAAGGTAGTCACATGTGTGTCTGATGAATTATACCAGAATTGCACTATCTGTTCTGTTTTTCTAATAGCCACCTCCTGTGTGTACACCACTGTCACTGTAAAAAGAAGGATATATAACTTCATTCTGATGCGGGTAGGTCACAATCCTCAGGAACTGGAGCCTTTTTGCAATGGGATGCGTGTATCCAAGTGTTCTTTCCGGCCAACTTTACTGAAGTAGCTGTTGTCAGCAACACTTGAAATGGACCATCATATCTTGGCTCTAGAGAATGTTTTCGGAGGAACTTCTTAACCATCACCCAATCCCCAGGAAGTATGCTGTGAGTACCGGTATCTAAatcaggatctggaatggaagaATATACTCGTGCATGGATATTAGTTAATTCTTTGGCCAGAGCCGTCACATAATCTAccaaagtatcagactgtaattgcaactgttgCGGGTAGTAACAACCTAACCTGGGAGCTGTAccaaacaagatttcaaaaggggaCAAAGAATACTTCCCTCTCGGGGAGTACCGTACACTGAATAAAGCTATTGGCAAACTTTCTGGCCAGGACAGACCTGTATCTTTGGCCATTTTCAACATTCGGGTTTTAAGTGTCTGGTTCATTCTTTCCACCTTCCCACTACTCTGAGGATGATAAGGTGTGTGAAATGCTAACGTGGTACCTAGGGCCTTCCATATCTCTTTTGTAATAGTAGCAGTGAACGCAGGACCTTGATCACTTTCTATAACCTCGGGTACCCCAAATCTGCAAACCACCTCCAAAAGTAACTTTTTAGCTGTGGTTTTCGCTGTCTGATTTGCAACTGGATATGCCTCGGGCCATCCTGAGAACATGTCTACAACTACCAGGGCATACTCGAATCTACCACTCTTTGGCATTTGTATGTGGTCGATCTGTATTCTCTGGAAGGGGTAGAGTGGTCTGACTGAATGTTTCGGGGGAGTTTTCTCCAGCCTTCCGGGATTGCATGCTAGGCAGGTGTGGCAGGACTTGCAGTACTGGTTAGTTAAAGTAGTAATTCCTGGAGCTACATAATGTTTGTTTATGAGCGAGTTCATCAAAGTCTTTGAGAGATGGGTTGGCCCATGGGCCCACTGTACCACAGCTGGGTACAAAGCTCTGGGGAGACATGGGCGGGTTCCTACAGTCCAAAGGTCATTCATCCGTACTGCTCCCATCTTATTCCACGTAGTTTTCTCTTGGTCTGCAGCGTCTGTTTGAGTCTTTTTAAGTAGGTCTGTGTGTACCGCTTCTGGTTGTGGATGGTGTATCCCCACAAAGTCTGTGGTTTGAGCCTCTAGAGGGGTCATGGCTGCTTGTTTTGCTGTTTCATCGGCAAGGTAGTTTCCTCTGGCTTCTGGTGTGGTTCTCTTTCCATGGGCTTTAACCTTGAGTATTGCTACTTGTTCAGGGAGTTGGAGTGCTGTCAGCAGTGCATCTATTGCCCTTCCATGCTTCACCGGGGTACCGGCTGTAGTCAGGAAGCCGCGAGTCTTCCATATAACTCCAAAGTCTTGGGCAACGCCCAGTGCGTACCGCGAATCAGTATAGATGTTTGCTGTTTGTCCTTCTGCAATCTGGCAGGCTACTGTAAGGGCATAGAGCTCAGCCTCTTGAGCAGACATGGATGCTGGGAGCGAGGCGGCTTTCATAACTACAGTCTCTGTGGTAACCGCATATCCTGTATGGTAATTGCCGAATGAATCTGCAAATCTGGAAccatcaacatacaaggtgagtTGAGGATCTGGGATCGGTGAATCCAGGACAGAGGGTAAATGGGTGGTTTCCGCCTTCATGAGTTCAAAGCAATCATGTTCATATTCATCCAAGGTAGGGGCAGGTAAGTCTGTGTTCTCTTCTTCCTGTTCGTCCAGAGACATATCACGATTTCCCCCCTGGACAAGAGGAAGAAGTGTAGCGGGGTTCAGCTGCTGGCATCGAAGCAGTGTGACATTGTCAGGCAGGAGAAGAGAGCATTGCAACCGAAGGTGCCGAGCAGAGGAAATATGCTTGGGCTGCACTTGATTCAAGATGGCAGAGATATCGTGAGGGGCAAGCAGCTGTAGGGGATACCCCAAAACAATATCTGAAGTTTTGTCCAATAGGGCCTGGGCAGCAAAAACAGCTCGGAGACAAGATGGGCCTCCTCTAGCGACAGAGTCCAGGCGGGCAGAATAGTAACCAATGGGGCGGTTACGGAGTCCATAACTTTGTGTCAGCACCCCTGAAGCGTGTCCTTGGGTCTCAGAAATAAACAACCTAAAGGGCTTTCCATAGTCAGGAAGACCAAGTGCAGGAGCAGTGCTGATCGCCTTTTTCAAAAGGGAAAAGTTAGTAAGGGCTTCTTCGGACAATGCAAAGGGGACACACGGCAGGTTGTCATATAGTGGCTGCAT
It encodes:
- the LOC120930437 gene encoding uncharacterized protein LOC120930437, with the translated sequence MMAATTRSGAGPLANILIPIEGRPTNFLVDTGACRSVIREAEIPDPSYLSSIDVSCVGVDGQSRSSPLTRPLQVGTTPALLARFVVSNTCPLNLLGADVLSRLQASIMYNADGSISVSTALSEGDTSALCSLPILMSLQVPPESIPDHFLDQIPSCLWSTGPEDVGRLSVPPVVVLLKPGAVLPRRAQYPLKPVQTQAISEQIEVLLGNGALIPCTSPCNTPLFPIKKKTPKGHPDKFRLVQDLRAVNEATVLETPLVPNPHTLLSGVPPSATIFTVIDLANAFFSVPLDPSCQYLFAFTHASKQYTWGVLPQGAQNSPNQFTKAMSLILSNWPNPHPDLVVVLQYVDDLLVCAPSQETAEQSSVSLLVYLAQQGCKASKEKLQWCSPRVVFLGHCISHGAKHITQQRVEAIQALSPPSSAKALHAFLGLISYCRAWIPAASLLMQPLYDNLPCVPFALSEEALTNFSLLKKAISTAPALGLPDYGKPFRLFISETQGHASGVLTQSYGLRNRPIGYYSARLDSVARGGPSCLRAVFAAQALLDKTSDIVLGYPLQLLAPHDISAILNQVQPKHISSARHLRLQCSLLLPDNVTLLRCQQLNPATLLPLVQGGNRDMSLDEQEEENTDLPAPTLDEYEHDCFELMKAETTHLPSVLDSPIPDPQLTLYVDGSRFADSFGNYHTGYAVTTETVVMKAASLPASMSAQEAELYALTVACQIAEGQTANIYTDSRYALGVAQDFGVIWKTRGFLTTAGTPVKHGRAIDALLTALQLPEQVAILKVKAHGKRTTPEARGNYLADETAKQAAMTPLEAQTTDFVGIHHPQPEAVHTDLLKKTQTDAADQEKTTWNKMGAVRMNDLWTVGTRPCLPRALYPAVVQWAHGPTHLSKTLMNSLINKHYVAPGITTLTNQYCKSCHTCLACNPGRLEKTPPKHSVRPLYPFQRIQIDHIQMPKSGRFEYALVVVDMFSGWPEAYPVANQTAKTTAKKLLLEVVCRFGVPEVIESDQGPAFTATITKEIWKALGTTLAFHTPYHPQSSGKVERMNQTLKTRMLKMAKDTGLSWPESLPIALFSVRYSPRGKYSLSPFEILFGTAPRLGCYYPQQLQLQSDTLVDYVTALAKELTNIHARVYSSIPDPDLDTGTHSILPGDWVMVKKFLRKHSLEPRYDGPFQVLLTTATSVKLAGKNTWIHASHCKKAPVPEDCDLPASE